The sequence CTGAATCCTGAGGAATTAACCTGAACTAAACCGATCATGATTTTATGTTTTAACAGAGTAAATCTTTTCTTGGAGATCCATCTCATagatttatatgtatttatattttgcagCATTGTACCGTTTGTGCTCTGACCATTTGAAAAGTGTCATTTATGTGCCATATTGTCAACCTACAGTGAACACTGGAATTCAACTGTAGCACTTTAAGATGGGCGACATGTTGAATACTGACACcaataaaattattattgcCACTACCCTCTTGTCAgagttttaattaaaatatcaaCTGAATTGACACAAGCTTTTATTAGTAAAGTCACTACAAAAGGCCTTTCAATTGACATGCGATCAATTGTTCTGTATTTCAGTCAGTTTTTATCACATTATAGGGGTTAGCATAGAAGATAAAGGAAGTATATTCCCTCAAAACAGTAAACTTCAACATATCcttctttgtatttttaatgtgCTTGTTCTGAGTCGGACAGAATCATTTGTGCTGGGCAATAAACCAACAGGAAGAGGAGTAATCGACCAACCTAAACCTGTCTGTCAGTATGTTCACCAAGATCGGTCCCCTTAGGACTCGATTGTTCAGTAAcatgcttgttttgtttgaattcacaacAAAGAATAATTACTAGTTTAGAGTATTTCAATTACAATGAAGTATAATGCATCCATCATGGAGCattcttttattaattttcaATATGTCAGTGTCTTGAAATTCACCCAGTCAACCAGCTTTAATTCTAAAATTCTTATGCAAAAATGTATTCTTGCAAAACATATCTGTTAACAGTGTTCTGCATCTATAACATGGCCTCTGCATAAATTCAGGTTCACAAAGaaattctataaaaaaaaaatactggctttatatttggaaataatctGAGAGGCAGAATATTTCAGAGGCatagaacatttttaaaaatccttttgATTTCTGGGCAGCGGTGTCCCAGTAACAGTCCAGTagtaaatacatacacacacacatctgtttggAACGTGTGATCCAGGAAGTCGACACATTAGACAGCTTTAAAGTTCTCCATGACCAACTTCGTCTTTCACCCGTTCGTCCTGGTTGGCTTCGGTCTGAGGTTCTTTCATGTTGGCGAAGGCGACTTCCCTTGTCAGCTGTTCGAGAGAAGGGAGACCAACCACCAGGTTTCTCATCGCGATGGCTGTCATCAAGAATCTAAACGCGATGGGGAACGAGTTAACGAGATACATTCAGactaatttagttttttatagcAGGTTCTCGGTGTAAATACAACCAAAGACGAAGACGGCGCTCACCCCCTCCGCATCGTAGAATACTTCTTCACTGCAAAGCGCTCCAGTCGCTCCAGTGCACCGGCCTCCCTGcgcttcttcacctccttcatACGCCGTTGCCTCTTCAGGAACAGCTGCACAATCGGGTCCGTCGcattgacctctgacccttcaTCACCGTCTGCGGCGATAAGAGGCTgcagctgaggaggaagaggctcgGTTTCTATTGGAGGAAACAGCCCGGTCAGCatctgttgattttttttttttttaagagctcTTGacaattccattttttttcataGTGTTGGCATCAGAGCAATGCTCTGTATTTTTTCATACAATATTCCACTATTAAGTGCTCCCCCTCATCGAGTTAACTGCCTAACTTGTACCTGTCCCGTTGCGAACACGCTCCTGAAGATCATGCAGCTTGGTGAAGTTCTCCTGGAGGGCCGTCTCTGTGGTGTTCACGTAGATGTACATATAGCAAGACGGTACTTCAGACACTGTGTACACCTTGTGGTAGGCCCCAGCagatacctacacacacacacacacacattatggtAAATCCTTGAGTGTCTGGGTTAAACAGTTTAATGTTAATGGTGAGGATAGTGTGCTGCTGTACCTTCATCTGCTCACCAGGCTGCAGAGTGtagttcttcttctcctccactatCTCCACATTCACTTGGCCCTGCAAAACACTGATGCTGGTGTTGCCCAGATCCTCACTGACAAAGTTTTCCAAGTGCAAACCTGAAAGGTAACATGCTGTTAGTTAGCACAAAGGCGGATCTTGTAGCAAACTACAAACATAACAATACTTTTCCGTATGAATGAAAAGGACAAAAAGAGATTTGTAACCTGGGAAATCGGCGATGAAGACAATCTCCGTCTGATTGTCCAGACTGCCCTCAATCTCCTGAAACTTGGTCCTCCACGGTGAGAGGTCCACCAGGAGAGGCATCAGCCATGTGTTTGGTCGGAAAGGTGACCAATCAACCTTCACAACGTCCACACGGGGATCAAATATCCTGAGGGAAAGGTCCAGAGCACgttttaaaacacacttttactaGTTCATAGTGATCTTTTATGACATTATTCATTTTATGAATCTGATGTCATTATATTGAAGGCATCTTTTTCTCAAGCAAAAGGCTCTCATACCTTTGCTGGAAGCGTTCATTGATGGACACCCAGATGTCGAAGTAGATTTCAGGATCAGAGATATTATAGCGGGGCAGGAAGTGATTGAGGCACGTGGCATACTGCTTCAGCATGTCTCCGTGGTCTTTCCAGCGACGGCTTTGtgtgaacacctttagtaccaATTATGTCTTAATTAGTAGTCGGCCAAACTGCAATTAAGAGAAATCCTGACGCTTAAAAGGTCAAATCAAGGAGTGGTGTATTGAGTGATACCGTTTATCTTCAACATGCAAAGCCATTGCTATCTAAACTTTAAAGTGTTTATCACAATTAACCTTACATGCTTTGCATTGTAGCTCTTGTGCATACATACGCAACATCATGACCGTCTGCACTGCATGATATACCGTTAGGACAAAGTGCACTGCTCACATACTCTATGTCTGACAGGGTTTTTCCTTGTAACTCACTCCGGGGTTCAGATATCCAATTTCTCCAGTTTTTCCATCTTTGTAGGTGATCTTTACATGCTGATGGCTGCGGGAGTGAACCATCATGTCCCACGAGTAGCCGTACAAGCCGTTGGTCCAGTTGTTGTAACCCTgcagaaaaactaaatattaggATCATGCCATACTAATAGAAATCACTCTGAACATTTCTCACCCTTTCACCAGTTTTTATTTAAGCCGTCTATAAACCAACACTTTAAATTCATAAAGAACCAAGAAAATATCACGAGTATCTACTTCTTTGGGGTTTTCGCCCTTGTGCTGAAACCGGCCTGAGCTGTTGTTTGCTGTGGATCAATGACTGTTGACTCTGATTGAGCAACAATCGACCTGGTGACTCAGAGGGTTTAAAAAGCTATTGCTGACAGCAAAGTACAATCCTATTCAACAGAATGCCTCTGTGTAGAAAAAGGAGCCAGAAGAACATTATGCAACCATTTACTAACTGGTTCTTTGGATCAGCTCTAAAAGTCTTTACGGATCTTTAATGTTGAAAGAGTGGATGGACTAATGTACCTGTGTGATGAAGTGGGAGTAAGGCAGGAAGAGCTGTTCAGTGATGTAGAGAATAGTAAAGATGGCTGCCAGCTTGtgctttaatttcagtctgGGAGCTTTGGCGACAGGCGGGGTCTCCTGGGGATTGGTGCTGGTGCTTTGGATCTCATTGTAAACACAGGAAGTACTGGGCTGAGGGTCCGGTGAGGTGAGTGGCAGGACTGCCCTGAGGAATGCTGGGAAACGTGCAAAGAATCTTCTTGGCCAGTCGGTGTAGCAGAAGAGGGGACTGCTGGCCATCATTGTGTAGGAAAACATCCCTATTGGAGGATAAACAGTCTCAAGAAGTTGGAGGTAAAACGATGCACGGCAAATTAAAGGCTGAATTAAAAGTACCCATGGGAACAAGAGAGATGTTTGTAATGCAGACTCACCAATGCTGAAGAGCTGAGAGTTCATACAGTGGAAgtaggagacaaagaaaaacgCATAAGGCCGTGTGGCATCAAAAAACAGCAGGTAGCCAGCTGTCAGATCCAAAATAAGACCACCTCCATGCACCACCAGCAGATTTACTAACTCCACAGGCAGAATCACTCTGAAAAATAATGTGTGAACAGCAAGATCAGAGTGGGAGCACTGAGATACAGTCAGCGATAAAAAGGCGTTGAGCAATAAAACCTACTTGAAAGGATCAAACAGCCAATGGTGAGCCAGGTATGACATTGAGTAGCCCTCCACCCAATCTGCATCCAACTTTTTGAGTCCAGCGAGGAAGTATACAATAAATATCTTTGAGGAACAAAAAAGGCATTGACATCATTAGCTCACCTGTTCATgattaattgaaaaataaacagtATTAGCTGTTAAAAGCCACTGGTGCACACACTTGTGTCCTCAACAAGGTGTAATTCCATAGAGGCACGTGAGCATTTCTTATAGAAGGCCTCCGCAATCCATCGATTGACCTACAAATAAGACACAGGCATTAAGgtcttcctctgctctcacaTACAAACGGGCCAGAAatgcacaagcaaacacaccTAAAAACATCTCACCAGTATCTATTGGCGTCCATAAATGTGAGCTGAAACCCGATGAGGCCGTACAGGTACGAGTGATTGTTCCAGGCCGTTTTGTCCAGCAAGAAGATGTACCAGTACGTCGAGATGAACATGAGGCAGGAGAGACGGTAGAAACAGCCAAGCATGATGCCCAAAGCACCTTCAGTGAGAAACATACATAGCAGCTtcagttaataataaaaaaactgttgcTGTTACTATTAATTAGTCGGTTTCTACACATGGTCCAAAGGGAGTCCTACTCAGACAATACAAATAGCTGTATAAGGCCTTTTGtggacaacattttaaatgttacaaaagGAAGGAGTTGAGTATGACAGATGGGGGTCTAACCAGAAGATGCAATATActattgcattatgggaaattcAGAGGCATTCAGAGTTTGACCCATACTAGGCACTCATCAGGGTATTGAGACATATCTGTTTCTTGCAAGTCCCCCAACTggaagtgcaatacaaatatgcTAAAGAAAGTTGGGCAAAATCAAGACAGTTGTACAAAATACGATTAAAAATAACGTGCAAATAGTGAATTAACACTAAGTGAATTAAACATTTGTGTTAAGttcaatgtttattttgtcttagATCATTATTGCAAATGGAGTACCGCATACAAAACAAGCAGTATTACTGCATATACAATATTTTAACATATCGCGTTAATGTTGTAAATGTCAGGAGTTAAGTGGGTTTGATATTCCTCTCTGGTGTTAAACAAATGTTACTTAATACTGGAAGTGTCGAGATTAAGAGTACAACATGGATGTGTACCCAGGCTGGTTTGTCCACTTAGTATTAGGTTTCTAACCCTAatgattttttacattttttaaatgaaaaattgCAGGTCTGGTACACGTGTGCTTTGATCTTCACCGTAGACAGCCACCCCACAGAGCTGTCTCCTATAAAACACTTGCATCCGCTGATACTCAAAAAGACGGGGTCCCCTTTCCTCACCAAGCCTCAGTAAGCCCTGGGTTGGAAGCATTTCAACCCGTAACCTTTTGGACATAAGTTTCGAACATTAAATAAGGAGTGTGACCCACCAAAGAACATCACCACATACACCAGATACATCCAATCCATCGGCAGTGGCTGTACGACATTGAAGAGGGGAAAGCGGCACACAGGGGCACCATCCAGGTATTTATAGTCCAAGTGACTGAGGCCACGCTCCTGCGTGATGTCGATAACCATGAGCAAACCTGCATGGAAGACACACAATGACGTTGGAAGGCCACAAGTGTTTTAAAAGCTCCAAGGAGCTATCTTAACCCGGTTACAAAACTCCCTTAAACCCCGCAGGCAGAGTCTGTACTGAGTAAATTATAACTTACCAAACAAGCAGCGGAAGATGCCAAGGGATGCAGGGTCAGTGGGGCGGTTCAGGAGGGACACCAGGCTGTGCCAGGAGGTCAGGTCCTCCTTCCTGAACCCAAAGAGCTTCTCCATCTTGCTTTTGGTTTGTGGCATGTCAAGGTTTTTTGGATCAGTGTCCTTCTTTGCAGCTTGTTCCTCTCCATCCCTGCTCACAAGAGCTCCTAGAGGTTTAACAGGCCCCACAATTTACAATGTTACAATGCCGTGTTTGTTTATGACAGAGAGCAAGATATTGTGACATTGTTTGTCAACGAAATGTTTGTGCATTTATGTATACAACATGAAAAGCCTTGCATGATTTAAAAGGCTCTTATACATACACACCAAACACGACTGTGTTTTAGATTGCAGCTACTCCTTGGGTATATATTGGTCTAACTTGTTATAACATtggctaaacaacaacaccgaCTGTCACTGCGAACAAAACCTCACCTGCAGTTGCGTCTCTCGCCTCCATGTTACAACACGTTCAGAATACAATGGCTTTTGATCGGGGACAGGGGGTTCAAAGTAGCCCTGTCTCCCTGCCCCAGGTGGACGTTTACTGCCTGGTCAAGTCTAGGAAAGGGACAACGTTACGTGTCACTGCCCCACACACACGGGCGAGTCGAGGGAGCGAgcgagaggaggtggaggtttCGGGAGGGACTGGAATGTTGTGAAAGAGGTACTCGTCGTTAATTGGCGGATTCTTCCAATAATCACGCCCACCGAGGAGGCCCGCTACGTCATATCCGGCGCCCCTTGGTTCTCGCAGACCACTCACTTCGCTACGCCTCCCTAATAAAATGGAATGAAAACTAACAAGTGAATTTAGTTCACAACAAtatgagggggaaaaaacataaatattaaaaacattaacaatgttGAATGATCGTTAATAGTCAACATGTATCTGTTGTATATTGTGTGTAATTTATGTGGGAAATCAGGTTACGTTTACATGTGTTGTCCCACATTGCCTCCCTTTTAATCTTCCTTGCgtctgaaaagaaagaaataaaaaatataaatgaccTTCCAACTGCATGGACAGAGGCACACAGCTGGAGGTATCCTGTACTCAGGAGGAGGGAACCCCTGGTCAGCGAGTCACACTGAACAACCATCTCTTCTCTTTGCTACACTGGGTGTTCACAATCACATTGTCCCACACATATACATCTTGTTACTGTTCTGATTACTCTTCTTCCTGCAGTAATTCAAGCTCCTGTCGTAACTGCAATACCACAGGATACCACGAGAGGGCAGTCACGTATTGTATATTCATATCTGTTTGCCCGCATTTTGTTTATTGACCCAGAGATAAAAATGAGGGATTTAATCTCCGGATTTTAGTTTGAGGCCAGTCACAGTATTGAAGACAGGTGGCAATGTCAGCGTTGTTGATGTTAAATGCTGTTTACTGAGCAGCTTTTGAATTAAACATATGAGagacccttttttaaaacaactaaGGGTTCtatcttttacattacattacattacatgtcatttagctgacgcttttatccaaagcgacttacaataagtgcattaaaccgtgagtccaaactcagaacaacaagaatcaagcaagtacaatttcttcaataaagtcaaactacaaagtactatccgtaagtgccatttaagtgctactgaagtgctatcggtaagggacatttaagtgctactacggcatttaagtgctacctattcaaggtatagtcgaaagagatgtgtttttagtttgcactGAAGAAAATAACTAGGTGAACATCTCTGCTGAATCTCAGTTTTCTGTAGAAACTGGTAGTCAATTTTGGCCATTGCAGATGTTTGAAGACTAAACATTGTATGTAACTCAGGGATTAGTTTAGCCTCCATTCAGTGTGGTCTTGGTCTCCCTGGTTGGTTATTCAGATGGGAGCATGTGACAATGTGAGAGGTTTGGAAGTGGTCTCATCGTCCAAAACAAGAAAGACCTTTGTGCACTCTATCAATACATAATGTATGTAATAAATATGTTCAACATCACTAGTTTCAGGTGTTTTTATTATACCCAAGTATGTGTAATTTAGCACCAATTATAGGGAAAACTAAGACAAAGTTGCAGCTTAGTATATGATTTAGTTAATTGTGTTTAGTTTATCAGCAGTTTTTAGATTCCAGTGAAACAatatgctttttcttttaaacccaTGTAAATAATCTTTATTCTCAAGAAAATCCTGGTCTCAATGAGAAACCCTGATTAAATAGGCGTGCATGTACAAATAACATGGCTATTCCTCCTTGAAATTGTATGTATTAGTTATAGACTATTTGTGTaatgtatattaaaataaagatgttttgttgtttttaccccCCTAATTTAGCCAACAGAAATCCCAAATTGACTCTTTTACATATAGTTGTCATATTTTCACACATAACTAAATAGTGACTATTCCCACCCTTACTGCTTTTAGCGTTTATTTAAGCATGTATTAAAGTTAGCTTATTAAGTTAATGTAATAGCCCACGACTAACACTGTTGATGATTCAGCGGTGCCCTTCGAAAGAGCAGTGGCGTTTAGCTCTAGAATAATGTGAGAAACTGGTCATCGTGttttcacgttttttttaaacgcttgTGGTGAATTCAAGGTATCGGTGCAACGCGGAATAATTATTAAAGTGAACCGATTTTGacataacacaaacaaataaacaaacacgtAATGATAGATTTGACAGACGTTTCCATGTTTATGTAATCCATCCATCTCGCGGCAGGGGGCGCCGTTGAGCAGAGCGGCCGCCTGTGTCGTAGAATGCTGCCGTTAACTCGCGAGAGAAGAAGAATATCAAAAGCAGCCACAGTCTTTCAGGTCAGCAACACAGCATCTCCTCTGGGTCTATATCTGCAATAATATAGAAACATGTAACTGGAACCAAAGAGGGGTTTGCGGTCCGGAGGCTTGTGTAGAACCGCAGCTTGTCAGAAGCGacgctgttgttgttttcagaccTGTTTTCGTGTGTGCTTTCGGTAGCTAAGCTAGCTCCTAGGTTCTAGCCTCTTCAACTGGCTCGTCAACGTCTGCAGACTGTCTGACGGGTCTGAGATAATCGGCCGGTGTTTCCCGTCCACATTAACCCCGCACCCCTCCCTCGGCCTGCGGATCATCAGGTAAGTTAGCTCATGTGTCCTTTTGTTAAATATGCTGAGCATCTGGTTTCAGTGTGCGGCAGGAGGGAGACCTCGCATCAGACTTTGTGACTGAAAGATATTTGTTTCAATGTCATTtgctttatgttttaatatttaactaGACGATGCCATTTTTGATGAACGTGTGTATACTCGATGTTTACATTTTACCAAATGGCCTACATATAATTTAGTGTTACTTTCAAAATATTTTggaatgtatttaatttattttataagaGAGACACGTTAATGCTAATGCATTGTTATATTGTCATGCAGTCTTTAAGAAAAGtgaatgtgttaaaaaaaacaattgtcaaTCCTTCCATCAGCAGATAATTAGCAACAGTTTTGATAACGAATCAATCAAGTCAAGTCATTTATCAATTAAAAATGagaaacattctttttttttcaacttcaCAAATCCGTGACTGTTGATTTTCCTTAttgtctgacattttatagaccaaacaatcaATCAACCCGAAAAATGAATCAACATATTAATCAGGAATTATATTCATTGTTAGTTGAAACTCTCAATAAAAGTAATATAACTCCAACACAAGCACAACACCTAAGCTTTATCACAATACTGCAAAGGCCAACATTTCTAAAAGTATCTGCTCTAATCATTTTGATATTATATTGATCAAT is a genomic window of Cyclopterus lumpus isolate fCycLum1 chromosome 12, fCycLum1.pri, whole genome shotgun sequence containing:
- the ggcx gene encoding vitamin K-dependent gamma-carboxylase, producing MEARDATAGALVSRDGEEQAAKKDTDPKNLDMPQTKSKMEKLFGFRKEDLTSWHSLVSLLNRPTDPASLGIFRCLFGLLMVIDITQERGLSHLDYKYLDGAPVCRFPLFNVVQPLPMDWMYLVYVVMFFGALGIMLGCFYRLSCLMFISTYWYIFLLDKTAWNNHSYLYGLIGFQLTFMDANRYWSIDGLRRPSIRNAHVPLWNYTLLRTQIFIVYFLAGLKKLDADWVEGYSMSYLAHHWLFDPFKVILPVELVNLLVVHGGGLILDLTAGYLLFFDATRPYAFFFVSYFHCMNSQLFSIGMFSYTMMASSPLFCYTDWPRRFFARFPAFLRAVLPLTSPDPQPSTSCVYNEIQSTSTNPQETPPVAKAPRLKLKHKLAAIFTILYITEQLFLPYSHFITQGYNNWTNGLYGYSWDMMVHSRSHQHVKITYKDGKTGEIGYLNPGVFTQSRRWKDHGDMLKQYATCLNHFLPRYNISDPEIYFDIWVSINERFQQRIFDPRVDVVKVDWSPFRPNTWLMPLLVDLSPWRTKFQEIEGSLDNQTEIVFIADFPGLHLENFVSEDLGNTSISVLQGQVNVEIVEEKKNYTLQPGEQMKVSAGAYHKVYTVSEVPSCYMYIYVNTTETALQENFTKLHDLQERVRNGTETEPLPPQLQPLIAADGDEGSEVNATDPIVQLFLKRQRRMKEVKKRREAGALERLERFAVKKYSTMRRGFLMTAIAMRNLVVGLPSLEQLTREVAFANMKEPQTEANQDERVKDEVGHGEL